In Zingiber officinale cultivar Zhangliang chromosome 1A, Zo_v1.1, whole genome shotgun sequence, a genomic segment contains:
- the LOC122003651 gene encoding uncharacterized protein LOC122003651, whose amino-acid sequence MEQKSQYLAVVILSLHFELKLELIVNHLVLLNQNLLKSVLLYFFHCFVLVEWILNSNFLVQDLVNPVLVQQNLIQLEYSSLVRLWFFQFEESTNSHSLGLALFEKVDNIAGKADFAAGNFAQVAGNCWKCG is encoded by the exons ATGGAGCAGAAATCTCAGTACCTTGCTGTTGTGATTCTTTCTCTACATTTTGAGCTGAAATTGGAGCTGATTGTGAATCATCTTGTTCTGCTGAACCAAAATCTGTTAAAATCTGTTCTGCTGTATTTCTTCCACTGTTTTGTACTGGTTGAGTGGATTTTGAATTCAAATTTCCTGGTACAAGATCTGGTGAATCCGGTACTGGTGCAACAAAATCTGATCCAATTGGAATATTCTTCATTGGTTCGGTTATGGTTCTTCCAATTCGAAGAGTCAACGAACTCACATTCTTTGGGTTTGGCATTGTTTGAGAAG GTTGATAATATTGCTGGAAAGGCTGATTTTGCTGCTGGAAACTTTGCTCAGGTTGCTGGAAATTGCTGGAAGTGTGGCTGA
- the LOC121997950 gene encoding uncharacterized protein LOC121997950, translating to MTRSSCGKLLDFDPEIERTFRALRIQENISEDSGSSLSSSDTPMADHSRTMKELAALDETFKYSCITYPDLAGDFELRSGLIHLLLKYQGLSREDPNRHLHEFHVVCSTMKPQGISEEDIKLRAFPFSLTGVAKDWLYYLPPGYITSWIDMKKAFLEKFFPASRTAIIRKSICGIQQVVGETLYDYWERFKKLCSSCPQHQISEQLLVQYFYEGLLPMDRSMIDAAAGGALVNKTPEQARELISNMAENSQQFGSRALTTRGVGEVQMVSNEQKEIRSSLLELTSLVKQLALNNANQASILPSTQFPYQSKGVCGICSSQDHNSELCPNLHQDESVAAFSRAQFPQKYDPHSSTYNPGWRDHPNFKYSNSFYQQPFSN from the coding sequence ATGACCAGATCCTCGTGTGGTAAACTACTTGATTTTGATCCAGAAATTGAAAGGACCTTCAGAGCTTTGAGAATTCAAGAGAACATTTCAGAGGACTCAGGaagttctttatcatcttcagATACCCCCATGGCTGATCATAGCAGAACAATGAAAGAGCTTGCAGCTCTTGATGAGACTTTCAAATATTCTTGCATTACATATCCAGATTTGGCAGGAGACTTCGAGCTTAGATCTGGATTGATTCATTTACTTCTAAAATATCAAGGATTATCTAGAGAAGACCCAAATAGACATTTGCATGAATTCCATGTGGTCTGCTCAACCATGAAGCCACAAGGGATTTCAGAAGAAGATATCAAGCTGAGGGCCTTTCCATTTTCATTAACTGGAGTAGCAAAAGATTGGCTGTATTATTTACCACCAGGATACATCACTTCTTGGATAGATATGAAGAAGGCTTTCTTGGAGAAATTCTTTCCAGCTTCAAGGACTGCAATTATCAGGAAAAGTATCTGTGGGATTCAGCAAGTGGTGGGAGAGACATTATACGACTATTGGGAGCGATTCAAGAAATTATGTTCAAGTTGTCCTCAACACCAAATCAGTGAGCAGTTACTAGTCCAATACTTCTATGAGGGTTTACTACCTATGGACAGAAGTATGATAGATGCAGCAGCTGGAGGAGCTTTAGTGAACAAGACTCCAGAACAAGCTAGGGAGCTTATTTCAAACATGGCAGAAAATTCACAACAATTTGGAAGTAGAGCTTTGACAACAAGAGGGGTTGGAGAGGTTCAAATGGTTTCCAATGAACAAAAGGAGATAAGAAGCTCATTATTGGAGTTAACATCTTTGGTAAAGCAATTGGCACTGAATAATGCTAATCAAGCTTCCATTTTGCCAAGTACACAGTTTCCATATCAATCGAAGGGAGTTTGTGGCATTTGTTCAAGCCAAGACCACAATTCAGAATTGTGTCCAAATCTTCATCAAGATGAGTCAGTAGCAGCATTTTCTAGAGCTCAGTTTCCTCAAAAATATGACCCCCACTCATCTACTTATAATCCTGGTTGGAGAGATCATCCTAATTTTAAGTATAGCAACTCATTCTATCAACAACCATTTTCAAATTAG